In a single window of the Nilaparvata lugens isolate BPH chromosome 1, ASM1435652v1, whole genome shotgun sequence genome:
- the LOC120353562 gene encoding uncharacterized protein LOC120353562, which yields MLCLGAATSQNSYHGHGSPANSGNNTATMRGDRLVSVNGQVVVNGDSARQLLDAAGEHVQLQLLRHGLHYKSLPGCRLSSHKKQRPAAEPTVAAFSPEDQMGSNLSRSKGLTGRRSQSSGNLCNGKSLPPVVGRFFSPCGRESVRPHDRYKLCGSLPNHLDAQDVYVQNEPITDDRLVVACAPDNNNEPLKTVAGDLQMRLGAVPDLDQGYGSGKSPDRSRLPLLTPGELKLLYFWSTSCKLLLIKTDSMIPEQD from the exons ATGTTGTGCCTTGGTGCAGCGACCAGTCAGAACTCCTATCATGGACATGGTTCACCAGCCAATTCTGGGAACAACACTGCCACTATGCGAG GTGACAGACTGGTGTCAGTGAATGGCCAAGTGGTAGTGAACGGCGACAGCGCCAGACAGCTGCTGGATGCAGCTGGTGAACATGTACAGCTGCAGCTGTTGCGGCATGGGCTGCACTACAAGTCGCTGCCTGGCTGTCGGCTGAGCAGTCACAAGAAGCAGAGACCGGCTGCGGAGCCAACTGTAGCTGCGTTCAGTCCGGAGGACCAAATGGGCTCCAACCTGAGTCGCAGCAAAGGTCTGACCGGCCGCAGGAGCCAGTCCAGTGGCAATCTGTGCAATGGCAAGTCTCTGCCGCCGGTGGTTGGCCGCTTCTTCTCGCCTTGTGGCCGCGAAAGTGTCCGGCCTCACGACCGCTACAAGTTGTGTGGCTCATTGCCAAACCATCTGGATGCCCAGGATGTGTATGTGCAGAATGAGCCAATCACTGATGATCGGCTGGTTGTGGCTTGTGCTCCAGACAACAACAATGAACCGCTGAAAACGGTCGCCGGTGATTTGCAAATGCGTTTGGGTGCTGTGCCTGATTTGGATCAAGGCTATGGATCTGGAAAGTCACCTGACCGATCTAGGCTGCCGTTACTTACACCTGGTGAGTTGAAACTTCTATATTTTTGGTCAACTAGTTGTAAATTACTGCTGATCAAGACTGACTCCATGATCCCTGAGCAAGattga